CTTTCGTTGTCAACGTTTTGTTCTTTTGTTGGCCCAAACGAGCGGCTCTCCATTAAACGGGTTTGGTTCCCTCGTTCGCTGATATGTTGACAATAAAGCGGCCGGCCGACAACTTTCACACTTCAGCCGCGCATTGTGCAAAAAGCTGTAAATGCCACTTGAGAATGACACTTTTACTGCCTTTTGGTTTAGGCCCAGATTCGAAGTCCAATCTGCGGCGATTGTATTATTCAATGTCAGCCGGCTTGGCCGCACTGAATTATGAGCAcgaccaaccaaccaacctaTTGCAACTGGCTAGTTGCAACACTTTCACACACTGCACCTGGCCCACCTGCCCGAATCCCATCTCCGATCCCCGAGCCCGAAACTCGGCTGCAGTGAAATGGGAACCAAATCCGTAAAGTGTACATTGACCCACACCGACGGACCTCCAACCGCTGAAGCCCCAAACCGCCAAACTGCCGACCACAAAACCGGAAAAGCTCTCGGTACCCGGGCAGTTGGATTAGACCACATGGACCACCAACTGACGAGTGCCTAGCTGGTTTTCAGACCGTAAAAGGCTCTGTCAAAGGCACCTGTTAGTGGATTATAGAAAAAAGCGCAAAATACGCCCAGTTTGCCTGCAGGTTTTCTGTGCTTCcactattttatattttacctctctttttctctctttttccctctgccaaaaaataaccgggcaaaacatttttaattaagaaaaacatttaGTTGTGGCTGACCTCATCTAactataaaatatgaaatgactttgttttgttttttgatgcTTGTGGGTTTCTCTTGTAAAGTTCGAGTACCTCGTATCTGAAACAGACATTAGTAAAAATGTATTGATATTCTCGATATACacattttatacccttgcagagggtattataatttcagtcagatgtttgcaacgcagtgaaggagacgtttccgaccacataaagtatatatattcttgatcattgtaactttgtagaaagtaggcgttttgatttttgacaatgtaaaagttttaagtaggcatatctgcaagggtatataagcttcggctggccgaagttaacttcctttcttgtttagagTTGGTTTTATTTCACATAAAGTTTTTGGTTCAAGGCCTGGGAAAGAAAGTACTTTTATAAACAGTCTTTACCAAGCTTTTAGATCAATTTAGAAAGGCTTTCGATCGCAGCTTTTTACACCAAGTCTTTAAAGAAATCTGACGATCTAGGCCaagataaatttataaacttgAGGTGAGCTTACAAGAAAGCCAcggatttataaaaaagaatacTTTGTAGTTTTGGGCTTTAAAAAGACTTTTCTCTTTCTGCTGAAAAATAtgctaagaaaataaaaacgctAAATAGAGTGGTatacttttttagttttatgttTCGTAGCAAAAGTATACTGGATAAAGTGCAGTATTTATAACATGAAGCCTTGATCTTCAAAGTTTGAAGGCTCTTAAGACACGTATCGGGAACAATTACAAGTATATCTTATAGTCGGGGTACCCGACAATAGAGTggcttattgtttttttaacacCATTTTTCCTCTTATAACAATTTCTGACACTATCTGTCGGATGAAATCTGACCGTATTCATGCAGGAgttaaatttgcataaatggtTCCATCGAAAtctatgaaaataaaaagcacacagatatattttccattaatGAAAATAGGTTTACAAACGAAAATGAACTTTCTCGCCccttaacatttattttttgctgttgGAGCTTTCCAGCTAGTTTGTAACAACAAGttacattctatatttaaagttattttattttggttatttCTATAAATTACACAGGCTAACAAAattgactttattaaaaggtgcagccctattggcattaaaatatgtttcgcggtttgaaaaaagtagcaacatttaattttttgatttaagatatctttgAGGGTATGTGCTCAGTTGtattaaaacctatgccaaaaaattgcttagatgcccttctatataattgcatttaaggttctataataatttcagtcaatcaaagcctatgagccattgaagtaatttgttcacctctattcccaaccaacttgttGCGGTAAAcagacttaaaaaaatacatagggctgcaccaaaaacactgtcggcctTTGTTATGCATTAAAGCTTTCGTGCCAactaaaacttattaaaatcattcagCCCTAAAAAATCTTTGCGCGCTATAATGTAATTATTAGGAAGGATATTGTATTGTTTATTATCGAgctgaaaaatgtataattcatatttttgataGATTTATTAAACTAGGCTTAAAAAATGGGTTATAATAGGCCAACAATTGGTCTTGCTTACCATTTCTCTAGGTCAGCACAATCAGGGtcatttctatacaaaatgaAGTAAACAGGCATTTCTGAGAATTCAGATGATTGATTTGACATCCCCTGAAAGGTGGCTGGTTTCATTTTCCATATGGTATCCAAAAGAATCTACAGACACTTTCCCTTTTTCCCAGCTGCAGCCCCTTTGTGACACGATTGTGTTTGGGAAAGACAACGATTTCGATGTTTCGGGAATGTCTGTTTTCACTGTCGCCTCCGCAAGAGGAAATGACTTTGCGTGTTCCTAAGAGTGCGTCTGGACAATGGCTATTGATTTAAAGCGTGACACCTTTAGTGGAGAACTACTTAGAAATTTCACTTAGCAAACAACCCAAAAAAGAGTGAACGCAGCTCCAAACCACACCACGCTTTTGGTTCGAAATAGAGTTATAAACGGTGGCAGAAGCAGAACCTTGGATGCTAAACAAATCGAGCAACAAAGCGCCGAGCAGCCAAACAACCCAACAGCCGGCCCCAATGAGCATAGAAAAGTGCTCAAAAGCGACACATTAATTGCTGACGTATTAAAGCCCGAAGAAAGCCAAGAGTCAGTCAATGGGCACAGCATCCAACAGTCGGCTGGCTCCCAAATCGACTGACTGGGCCCGGCGAACTGGGTCATATTCATAAGTAAAGCACCCATCAGCGGTTGTGAAGTGCCGTTTTGCCAACCGGCAACCGACAACTGCAACTGATGTTCAGTTACTTAGGCTCAATTGAGCCGGGCCCATTCGAAGGTGTTTACAACTTTCTTTGGGCCAAAAGGTGCTAAGCGTCGCCCAACAATGGGCCTCTGGCAGGtggggaaatattaaaatacaaaacagtGGGGCCCGCCTTGAATGAGCCGAAATGCGCGTAGCtaaatgtttgttttatttttagcaaattGCCTTTGTTCGTATTCTGGCCAGACCAGACGGAAGAAAGTGCAGTGAAAATGGGGATTACCCAGAAGCAGTGGAAGTAAAATAATTGGgtgaaattttagaaaacactTCAAGAGTTCGATTTTTGGGTGCTGATAGCAGAAAGAATGGGAGGATGAGCAGAGGAGAAATGAAAGTTGCGCCAGCCAGATGCAAATTGCTGGCCAgacaacgcggcgtatgagtgatGCGGTCGAGGGCTGTTGAGCCGAGTTGCGTATGCAAATCGAAAGGGAAATTGTGCGGAGATGAGAAAAGAGAGTCGTGTTTGTTAAGTATTTTTCATGTTtgaattattatttgattCTTTGATTTAGCAGCATTTGGTTGGGCTTTCCCGGGCGGTAAAGTGGGAAAGCCCAGATAGACAGACAGATGTAGATAgtcagatagatagatagacaTAGATTGAGGTACAGGTACAGATAGAGGTAGTCGTAGCATAGAGATAGATGAAAATAGATGAGAGATAGTTACAGTTAGATAGGCGAGGCGACTGGCTTTGACTGATGGACCGACtaattgcaaatatttgcagtCCAAAAATCCAAGGTGCAGCCATGAAATTAAGATATAGTGTAGAGAGTAAGGAGTGTGGAAAGTAGTGAAGATTCGTTGGTGGAGGTTATTGGCGGTTGTTGATGAAAGGTGGTGTGTTTGGGTGTGTCTTGTTATTTAGcgattgttttttgtttttttgtctaATGGAAGGCACTTTTGTTCGTCTCGTACTCGTTCTCGTTcaagtaataaattaaaataaataatttataagtaaatataaatataggtCATCATTTTTAGCGATTGTTTCTCTCTCTCCTTGGCCTTCGTCCTTCGGTTAAATTAGCTGATGGCCAAATGTTTACCGGCGAGCCTGCTTGTAGCCCTGGTAGGCGATGGTCTGGGCCACAGGCGAGCTGTAGGCACCGTGGGTGTCCCAGCCGGAGCTGCCGCCCGAGGACCATCCGGCGTTGGAGGAGCCACCGCCCGAGGACCATCCACCGGTGCTGGCAGCCGACGATCCGCCGGAGTTCTTGCCGCCGAACAGACCGCCCAGACCGCCGAGCagaccgccgccgcctccggaTCCACCGATGCGTCCCAGTCCGCTGGAGGCACCAGCGGCCAGAGCCAGGAAGAAGGCGATCACGGACACAACCAGCGCCTTCTTGGCCAGGAACAGCAGACCGAAGATGGAGCCAACGCCCAGGACGGCGATCTTGGCACCGACTCCGAGGAGGATGGGCAGGAACTTCTTCAGCAGCTTCTTCTTGCGGGTACGGGACTCGACGACCAGCTCGCGGAGATCGGCCTTGATGTCATCGGGAATGGCGCGGGCCACGCTGCGAGCGGCGTTGGCGAAGTTGAAGTTCAGGGAGCGCTCGGCGAAGAAGCTCTTGGCGTTGTCCATGAAGTAGTTGCCCATCTCGGCGGTGCGGGCCTCCACGCTAGGAGCGGCCTCAACGGCCAGGGAGTTGTCCAGGGACTTGCCCTGACGTCCTTCGTTGGCCTTCACCAGGGAAACGCCGCCGAAGAGCTCGATCTGGGGGTTATCGAAGACGGACTTGGCCTTGCGGAAGAGCTGTGGAGTACGAAGCGGGGTTACAAATTAGAGGGGGTTGCAAAGATGCTATTAATCTATGAGCTAATTCCTGACTGAGTGAATGGTTTAAAAGCGTCAAGCAAGTGAAGTAGGTATCATTAAATCATTGTCAGGGAAAAGTGATCACTTAAGgtgaagaaaatcaattgataTATATCCTTTGAGTCTAAGCAAACGAAATATTGACTCTTTACTTTAAGAGAATAATAAGGATAACACTTTTAAGCTCTTTAAGATTGAGTGATAAAGCTTTTGTCACATCTTCCTGCCAGATATCTTGAATTATTCTGGTAAACTTGGCCATTTTTGGCGAGTATTCAACTTTCAGACCAGTGAAATATTTGTAGCTTGACAGGAAGTGATGAAGAAAAACTTTGGCACTTTCACTTTAGCAGTATCCTGCGATTCACAAGGGCGTTGCACTTGATCAGTTATCTGTGATCAATGGATTTGGTTGGTTTCACTTTCACTGGTTAGCCACTTTTGCAAATGTTCTCGATAgggtttgatttttttttaatcgcaGGGGTATGTAATCCTTGAGGCCTAGCTAATCCGTACCGTGAGCTGCAGGCACGAGATGGAGTCGGTTTCGAGGCACTTGGCAAAGGCGCCGGACTGCTCGTCGGCGGCCTTGACAGGATCGGCGGAGATGCCTGCTGCAAGGAGCAGGATGCAAGCGGTGGCTACGAAGAACTTCATGCTGGCGGCTGGGTTGGTGGATTGGTGATTTCTGCGACTGAATTCCTTGGGCACCACCGAAATCACTGGTGTGTTCATTCGAATGGAACAAGCTGCGGTTTGATAACTTTTCGCCGCTGTCAGGCTGTTTTTAAAGAGTTTCCAACATAGCGGTCGCCTCGGCAGCGGCATAACgtaaaattatgtaaaaagcGCCAGTGCCCACACATACAGCGAACAGCTAGGGTCTCCCTCTCCGAAGAGCCCTCTTCCACACGTGTCTGCGCGCTCTTTCTGCCGCTCTGCGCAGCCAGCAGCCCTCTCTTTCTGGCCGCGGCCCGGCTCTCCCTCTCTCCCACTCTTACTTGGCAGCTTCCAAGCTTAGAAGACGCATTAGGCAAGCGCAGGCAGAGACTTTTGTCTGCTTCCGCATTAAAGAAAGTCGCTGCGCTTGCGCATGCGAAGACGCGTCTTCTGTCTTCGGTCGACGTCGGCGCAGGCAGCAGGGCCGTTGAGTGTGAGAGCGCGAGAAAGTTACCAGCGGAGAGCTGAGCCAAAGCCAAGGTTGTCTGTCTTCTctcccccacacacacacaaacacacgcgGGCGGAGAGACCCCAGAAGACGCGTCTTCCCGCAGAGTCTTCTGTCATCCCATTTCCTCGTACAAACACACTTAGGCAAAGAGATGTAGTTGCTTCTGGAGCCTCACAGATTACAACACATGAGGTGATAAACAGGTGCTGCTCAGCTTAACCCTCCACACACCGCGCCCCATAACCCCCGGGTTGCCCCTTCCGCAGCCCAACCCCCTTCCCACATCTGTGTCATATATTCTTCtggttttttgttaatttttttgaacgcttttgtttttcgggCACCTTGCCGCAAGAAATGAAAGTTGTGTGTATAATTTTTCATACTACTGTTATTTCTGGCCCCTGGTCTGTATGTCATCTCCGTTTTAGACCCCCTTACCGTCCGGTATCACCGAAAATAGTTTTGTTTACCGCATGTGCGCGCCTCGAAATTACTTTTCATTTTCGTGACTTTATGGCTGGTCTGATTTTATTACGCAACATAAAGTGTGATTTATAATGACCGTTATGTAACTAGGACAGGGACTTGAAAAAGGATAGCATAGGGGCATGATCTACAACCTGATAGGCACGTCCTGTTCGGGACTTTTCGTTCGGGCAGTTCGGGTTCGCGGGTGAAAACTCCTCTCAGGGcataatcataaaaaacaacCTGACTCGGCAGTTGTGACACATTAGTCAACAATTTGAGCTTAGCAAAAGTGCAAATAACAGCGCGCTTCAATTGCTCAAGTGAAATGAAAGAGAAATTACacgaaaagcaaacaaaaacggatgcgCGCAAGATGCGAGATACCGCAGATGATGGACtggtgcactgagaaaaatatcaaaaagacTGGCAGTTATTGGCCTTATATTATCCGATGTCAACTTGACATGATTGTATTTTGTGCTCAAAGTAGATATTGGATTTGGACATCACATTCGGGGGTGTCACGAAAATCTCTTCCAACCAAAGACGGTAGGTTTTTTGCATTTCTGTGATTTCTTTGACACCCCAAttgattttcaataaattttttaagaattcccCTAACTATTGTGAAAATTCCAGCAAAATGTCTCTTAAACTTATGCTCTATAAATGAAAACTTATGCTAATTGACCaatcaaattgaaatattcTATGCATTATAAATAAGGTTAAGCTTTGGAGCATatacaattattaaaataacctaaaaacaaaatatttattttatttataatttggctttacattgaaaatacccgtcgaatgaggggtcatatgataaaatccgacgctccgttcaaagaTATTACGAggctttcgtgtagatattaaatatttgctaaagcgggccgaacgagtacattttaggtagcgtacttatttagtcgcatctaaaatcatttttcgtcacaaaagttgatatcagaacttttgtatgtacTTGTACGTACTTTTGATATAAGAAatagcataaaaaaaaacaaataatatagACATCcgaatttcattaaatttagtttGAAACTTTGATATGTTTAAGAAAAGCTATATCCCAGAGAAGAAAGATATAATAACATGTCAacaagatataatttgtttcctattattttccatttaattttccaaccGTTCCTTTGGCAGCTACATGATACAGTGAtcctatttttataaaaattttccgaaattcagaaatatttaaaaacaaatattcccaagagtagaaggtactattttaaaaaacaccgaagctagaatttctcttactttttttccgattttttcaatgggagctataagatatagttgtccgatccggccggTTCCGACTTTTCAACTACATGATaagtagacatcggattttaggtgaaatcgttttttgtAAATACGATTTAGAGCCACATTTGAttagttacaaattttatttattaagttataattAGGTTTAAGTCAAACATAATTgaggtttttgaaaaaaaattttaactaatcaaatgtggctttaaatcatgtttaaaaatcgatttcacctaaaatccgatgtctaatgATAAGACTTTAGGGAAAGtgtcatcccgatagcttaaaagagagactagtttgcgcaGGAACGGACTGACGGACGGACCGACGGAAATcattataccctctgcaagggtataaaaacacaaatttattttttatattaaaactacatataattaaaaagtaaagtaaaataaaataatttaaattggtaggAGAGAAGCCTGTAGGTTGGGACGGTCTGTAATTCtcattttctcaaaactttttcactaaacaattttttctagAGTCGTTTTTAGTAACAAAACTTTAAAGTAAAACATTAGAAGCCAGGCTTATGCCACATTTAAGCTGTGACCATTGActgtgtaccatttttcaccaaaaaagttttttaccaCTTTATTCAAAACTGCAAAACAATTTAAGAACggtcttaaatatatttgtaaaattcttaaaacatAGGCAATTAAACGcctaacaaatattaaaaatatcatattaatttgacagtcagaaaaaaagttattaattttttccgaaacaacccattttgtgtaagttcgGACACTCGGAGCGTGTAAGTTGCATAGCGCGACAGAGGTCGCTACAtagtaaatttttttgaaatttgggGAAATGTGAtcgttcaaagagccttttagTTTTAACtgctatttggtctaagttaattaaaaatggacgggaaataagttaaaacaaacttaaattgattaaattaacataaataaaaagtttcttAAAGTTTAAAGTACATTTAGTGTGAGTTTTGTTGACTTTATAAAATGTCCCAACTTACatacctctttttcaaaatgtcgttttttggtacttttcaaaaaaaattattttctagttttcactaaaaataacaatttcgtttgttgttttttttaaagctaatagagtaacctttcgatcagtacctAATGCGtgaagtttcataagtgaatgtcgaaatggcagatcgaaaacaaaaggtgtaccaaccttcagacctctcccctatataaTTGAAACTCCATATTTCCatacaaatgaaaataaaagatacaaattgacaacaaaatgataataataatagtcaAGACTAGTCGTGGAGAAAcgcaaaataattcattgacaAAAAATTATGTGGTAAGCTAACGCATTTCTTTCGGTGTGCTTGGATGGGTGGTTGGTTTCTTGGAAAGATCCGAGCTCCCGTTTCAAGGTGAATGTCTGTGACTGACGACATCCGACACTATCATACGGATCTGCTGCGGTGCAGCTTACGAAACCCCTGAATCATCCGCATAATGGGTGCCAAATTGTCGATGGGCGATGGGGCGTATGTGTAATTTGCTACCACAATTAAATCAGCTTTCAGTTGGCCGTGTGACGTCAATCGATATAGGCGTGCAGTGGTAAAAGTGTAAGCCATTTCATAACGAAACATCAACGGCAAAATGGCTGCAGCCTCCCAGAGGAGAAAATCAAAACAAGCGGGGCGATCTTTAAGCTGAAATTCCGCTTTGGGTTTTCTTCGACCGCCATAAATCGGCATACATTCGAATGCAAATGGGTTCAGAGCTGCAAAAACATGCAAATTTTAATGCCGCTGCACATCCGTCTTAACGGCCGAACTTATGTCGGTTCACGCGCCGAGTGTGAACGCCTCCATTTGTCGGCTGGCATGTGCCAACATCCAACATCCAACTTCCAAACTACCAACTGCCAAACGGCCAAGAGCCAATGGCCAATGAGCAAGAGCATGGCCAACAGGCTTGGCCATTCATGCGAAAAGCAGCCGTCCAAGTGTCCAAAGTGTGTGCtttttatgaatgaatttCGCTCGTAGTTGGACCCTGCAAGTAGTTGAGTTTGCTGTTgttcatgttgctgctgctgtccgatgttgctgctgtgtttGGGGTGTTGCTGTTATTGTTTATGGCTGTCACAGAGCAGGGTAAACAAATCGCAAGTGTCTCGAAACGCtccgaaaaaagaaaaacaatgcaCAACTTGTGCTGCTGGCATATTACATCAGCAACTGACCCAACGTAAACacttttggccataaaaatacaCAGTTTCCATTTGAAtccctttttattattttttgttttccccaaaatagAGGTTGACTTAGTAACCAAAGACGAGAAGAGCAGTAAGTTGCTAGCAGTCCTGTTGTCACGCATAACAGGCAATTCCGAAATCCTTTGTTCCCTTAAAACGAGTACATATGTATTTACCCTATTTAAGCATACAAAGAAAGTTGATCTAAATTGAGCGTTTCTTTGTCATATcacataacaaatatttttgtttatatgttTAGTACTGCATATGCAGAAAGCAAAGGTCACCTTAATAACTGTACGTAACTAGGATATGAAGTCAACTTCTGTTGGCTTTGATTAAAGCTACTTCTCAACCCTTTCCGTATCATGTTATGTAGTTCAGAAAGGGATTTATAATATCAGTGAACAAATTTAAATCCTTTGACCTTTTTAAATGGCTTAAAAGTAGCTTGATTCTTTAGCAAGGGGTTTATTTTCCGGGAATT
This portion of the Drosophila takahashii strain IR98-3 E-12201 chromosome 3R, DtakHiC1v2, whole genome shotgun sequence genome encodes:
- the Osi6 gene encoding keratin, type II cytoskeletal 5, which translates into the protein MNTPVISVVPKEFSRRNHQSTNPAASMKFFVATACILLLAAGISADPVKAADEQSGAFAKCLETDSISCLQLTLFRKAKSVFDNPQIELFGGVSLVKANEGRQGKSLDNSLAVEAAPSVEARTAEMGNYFMDNAKSFFAERSLNFNFANAARSVARAIPDDIKADLRELVVESRTRKKKLLKKFLPILLGVGAKIAVLGVGSIFGLLFLAKKALVVSVIAFFLALAAGASSGLGRIGGSGGGGGLLGGLGGLFGGKNSGGSSAASTGGWSSGGGSSNAGWSSGGSSGWDTHGAYSSPVAQTIAYQGYKQARR